The Desulfocurvibacter africanus subsp. africanus DSM 2603 genome includes the window GCACGGCCACCAGGGCGAATCCGCCTGGTGCGCGCCCGTATGCGATTCGACCCATGGTCGATGTGCGTCGGCTCATTCCGTCAGTCCTCCGTACATGGCCAGCGCCCTGAACACCTGTCCGTCAAGTGCGTATTCAAGCTGTGTCACCGCCGGCAGGGACTGCTTGGCCCAGTCTTCCTCGGGCAGGAGACGGCTGGCGGCAAAGGGGCTTGCGTCCTGCTCCTCCGGTAAAATGGCCGCTCCGGCCGAGAAGCTGAAGGCCGCCTCGCCCAGATGGCCCAGAAGCAAGCGGGAGCGTTCGCGCATACTTTCGGGCGGAAGCCAGGAAGCGCGGGTGTCGCCAGTGCTCGTGGCGAAATCGTGCAAGGCCAGGAAGTAGTCCTCGTCAGGGTAGGGCGACTTGTAGAGGTACAAGGCCTGCGCACTATCCCTGCCCGGCCTGGTTCTTTCCTCCGGGGCCAGGAAGAGGCAGGCGAAGAACAGCCCGTGGTCCGCGCGATCCGTTGAGCCGAGTCCGCCGGTGGTCACGTAGAAAACCGTGCCCTTGGCTCCGGCAAAGGCGAAGTCGCGGCCCTGCTCCCAGTTGAGGGTGTAAGGCCGCAGCCCGCGAAAATCGTCGGCCAGCAGCCTGCTTACTGTTTCCTGGCGCTGTTTTGGCGAGTCTCCGTCGTCCGTGCGGCTCCAGACCGTGGCCGCGGTGGAAAAGGCCATATAAAGCACGAGCATGAGCAAGGAGAGTATGGTCAGGGAGATGACCACCTCCAGGAGCGTGAAACCGGCCTGAACACGATTCGCTTCAAGGCGTGAATAGCCTCCGGCGGCCGGGGGGAGAGCCTCCCCCCGGACCCCGGCATGTGTGGCGATAAGTGCCGTGTGTCTCATTCCTGAGCCGCCTCTAGCTCTTCGGCCGGGGGCAACTCCTCCAGCACCGGCCGCTCGCCCTCGGCAAGCTCCTGCACATGGTCGTTCTTGAAATCGTCGTTGAAATAGCCCGGCTCGTAATCCCGGTAGAGGGACAGGCGCACATTGCGACCTCCTTTGGCCGTGAAGTCGAGCACGAACCTGTACAGCTCCGAGGGGGTTCGCACCGTAAGCAGCTCATCCTCGGACTGCTCGTCGGACTGCGCATCTGCATCAAGGGGTGCGGGCACATCCACGGCATACATGCTCACGTTCCAGGCGCGGCCTTCGGCCTCACCGCTCCAGGGGTACTCATCATCGCGCACGTCCATGGCCATGAGCTGGTCGAAGAGCATACGCGACTCCACCACGGCCTCGGCTGTCTGGCGGCTGCGAACCTCCAGCCGAAGGCTCCCGGAAAGGAGCTGAAAGAAGACCGACACGGTCAGGCCCACGATGACCGCGGCCACGAGGACCTCCATGAGCGTGAAGCCCGCCTGGCTAACCTGGCTGGCCTGGCCGATCTGGACGGGCTGGGCGGAAGCGCCGGGCATGCCGTGCGCGCGGCTCATCAGCCTGCTCCCTGAGGCTGCATTTCCAGGCGCACCCAGCCGAAGACCGGGTCCAGGCTCAGGCGCAGCTCCCTCCTGCCCGCATACAACAGCACTCCCGAGCCGTCCGAGGAACCATCGGGGTAGAAGCGCGCCACGGGAACGCCTTCCTCTCGGTCTTCCTCTGGCTCGGCTGTCCCGACGGATTCGCTCCAGGCCAGGTTCACGCCATCGGGCAGGCGCAAGCGCTTGCCTCGGGCCTGCTCCGTCAGCTCACGGGTGGCCGGATCGTACAGACAGGGGTTCTCCCGCTCGTCCAGCAGGGCGAAGCTGCGCGCCGAGCGCAGGAAACCGTAGACCTGCCGGCCGGCCAGCGTGAGTCGGAAGGCGTCGCTCTGACGGTAAGCCATGCCGGCCACGGCCCCGGCCATGAGCGAAATGATGAGCACGACCACGATGATTTCGAGCAGGGTGAAGCCGCCCTGCCGCACGGACGGTGCCTGGACGGATGTCCCCAGGTTCCCTTGCGGGAGAAGAGTGAGGATGGGCGAGCCGTCCTGGCGGATGCCGCCCCATTCAATCCTCACGCGAAACACGCCTTAGTTCTCCCAGCTCGCCACGTCCTGGTTCTCTCCTTCGCCGCCCTCGGCCTTGTCCGCGCCCAAGGACAGCAGGTCGTATTCGCCATGTTCGCCGGGGCTGCGATAGATGTACTGACTGCCCCAGGGATCGGCGGGAACATCCTTGCGCAGGTAAGGGCCGTCCCAGGTTTGCACGTCGCCGGGCTGGGTTACCAGCGCCGTCAGGCCTTGCTCGCTGGAAGGGTACTGGCCCACGTCCAAGCGGTAGGTGTCCAGGGCCGTGCCCAGCACCTCGATCTGCGTGCGGGCCATCTTCTGCTTGGCCCCGCCCACGCGCTTGAAGAGCTGCGGCCCAACCAGGGCGGCCAGCAGGCCGATGATGAAGACCACGATGAGGATCTCGATGAGGGTGAACCCGCCTTGGCGGGCGCGACGGTGAAGGAGTTCGTTATGGCAATCCATGTCTTAACCTCTCTCTTGCTTTTCGCGCCGATCAGACGCCGATTTCATTGATGCTGAAAATCGCCAGCATTATGGACACGACCATTATGCCGATAACCAGACCGAGCACGAGAATCACGGCCGGTTCGAAAATGGATGTGAAGGACTTGATGCTCGCGCGCAGCTCCTTGTCATAGACATCGGCGACCTTGTGCAGCATGGCGTCCAGCCGGCCGGTCTGCTCGCCCACGCCGATCATGTGCACGGCCAGGGATGGCATGTACTCGATGGCGGCCAGCGAGCGCGATAGGGGCACGCCCTGCTTGATGTCCTCGATGATCTGGCCCAGGCGGCCCTTGAGGTCGCTGTTCTGGACCACGCCGCGCACGATGTTGAGCGAGGCCAGGATGGACACGCCGTTCGAAAGCAGCGTGCCCAGCGTGCGCGAGAGGCGCGCCAGCTCGATGCGCACCATGATGGAGCCCACCAGCGGCGCGCGCAGCTTGAAACTGTCGAAGGCCAGGCGGCCGCCCGGAGTGCGAGCCCAGGAGCGGAAACCCAGAACCGCCAGCAGCGCGGCCAGGAGCATGGCCCACCACCAGCCGCGCAGGAAGGCTCCGGTCGCGAGCATGATCTGCGTGGGCAGAGGTATGGCCGCGCCCAGGTCGTCGAAGATGGTGGCGAAACGCGGCAGGACCACGGTGAGCAGCACGAATACGGACACGGCCGAGGTCAGCGACAGGATGGCCGGGTAGATCATGGACGAAACAAGGTATTCGCGAATCTCCTGCACGTTCTTGAGGTAGTCCGTGAGCTTGTCCAGCACCGCCTCCAGGATTCCGCCCTTTTCGCCGGCCGTGACCATGCTCACGAAGACCGGTGGAAAGGCTCCGGGGTGCTGGGCCAGGGCGTCGCCCAGGGAGCTGCCCTCGCGTATGCGCTCGTGCACGTCGGCCACCACCTTGCGAAAGACGCGGCCTTCGGTCAGCTCGGTGATGATGAACAGGCTCTTGTCCAGGGCGATGCCCGCGGACAAGAGCATAGACAGATTCTCGGCAAAGGCGATGAGCGCCTTGTTGCGCACACGGCTGACGCGCGGCGTCCTCCCGGCGCGGATTGCGCGGGGTATGCCCGGGATTGCAACGACCTTGCGCCGGCCGCGACGCGACCGAGCCTGCTCCGCGCCCGCCGGGGGAGTTATCTCCAGGGGCACCAAGCCTTTCTGTTGCAGAGCGAGAGCCACTTGGCGCTCGTTCTCGCCGGTCATGGTCCCGGTGGCAACCCGTCCGTCACTGGCCACGGCCCGATAGGCGTACTCCAGTTGGGTCGCCGCCTGGGTCGTGTCGTCCATGGCCATGCGCATGCCTTCCCGCACCTTAGCCTCCCGCCACGCGCAGGACTTCCGTGGCCGAGGACAGGCCCTGGCGCACCTTTTCCCAGCCGCTGTCACGAAGCAGCTGCATGCCCTGGCTCACGGCCAGATCGCGGATGGCCGTGGAGCTCTTGCTCTCCAGGATGAGGCTCTTGACTTCGTCGCTCACGGGCAGGACCTCGAAGATGGCCGTCCTGCCGCGATAGCCGGTATTGCTGCACTTGGGGCAGCCCACGGCCTCGTACAGTGGTTCGGCCGGAGTGGGCGTCCAGGGCATGCCCAACCTGCGGACCAAGGCTTCATCAGGCAGAAAGGGTTTCTTGCAGGCCGGACAGAGCACTCGCAGCAGTCGCTGGGCCAGGATGCCCAAGAGGGACGAGGACAGCAGGTAGTCCTCCACTCCGATCTCAACCAGCCGCGTCACGGCGCCTGCCGCGTCGTTGGTGTGCAGGGTGGAGAAGACCAGGTGGCCCGTGAGGGCCGACTGCACGGCGATATCCGCCGTTTCCCGGTCGCGGATCTCGCCGATGAGGATCACATCCGGGTCCTGGCGCACGATGGAGCGCAGACCGCTGGCAAAGGTCAATCCGGCTTTCGGATTGGCCTGAACCTGGTTGATGCCGTCCAGGTCATATTCCACCGGATCCTCGATGGTGATGATTTTTTTATCCGGCGAGTTGAGCGTGTTGAGGGCCGAGTAGAGCGTGGTGGTTTTGCCACTGCCTGTGGGGCCGGTGACCAGGACGATGCCGTGGGGTTGGCGAATGAGCTGGTCGAAGGCCTCCAGTTGCAGGGCCGGAAAGCCCAGTTTCTCCATGGAAAACGAGATGGACGTGCGGTCCAGCAGGCGGATGACCACGGACTCGCCGTGGGTCGTGGGCAGGCAGGACACGCGCATGTCTATGGATTTGCCGGCGATCTTGAGGAACATCTTGCCGTCCTGGGGCAGGCGGCGTTCGGCGATGTCCAGGCGGGCCATGATCTTGATGCGCGAGACGATGGCCTGTTGCAGATGACGAGGCAGGGCCTCGAAATCTTGCAGGATTCCGTCGATGCGGAAGCGCACCTGGATGCGATCCTGAAAGGTCTCCAGGTGGATGTCGCTGGCCGCGCTCTCCACGGCCTTGGTCAGGATGAGGTTGACCTTCTTGACTACCGGGGCCTCGGAGGCCAAATCCTTGAGCTGCTCCACATCCTCGAAGGCAAGGAACTCTGGTTCGGCGGCCTGCTCGTCATCACTGTCCTGCTGGCGGTGCTCGCCGTGCAGGTAGTGGGCCTGGATCCAGGCGCGGATGGATTCCTCGCGGCTTATGGCCAGCTCTATATCGCCCACCCTGAATAGTTTCTTGAGCGTATCGATGACGATATGGTCGAAGGGATCGCTGATGACGATGGATAGTTTGTCGTCGTGCACGGCCATGGGCACGAAGGCGTGCTCCTGCATGAACAGCGGCGAAATGCGGGAGAAGGCCTCGGGGTCGTACGTCTCGGGAAGGGTTTTGATGAAGGGTATGCCGAGTTCCGCGGCCACCAGGCCGAGAAAGTCGTCCTCCGACACGAGGCCCGTGCGTATGGCCACCTTGTAGGGCGGTTCGCCCGTTCGGCTGTTGGCCACAACGCGGCGCAGTTCGTCGCGTTGCAGCATTCCTCGGTCTATCATGGCATCGATGATATTAGACATGGCATCCAGATTACCCCAATCAGGGTCTTGTGCATAGATTTGCGATAAAAAAGCTCGGCCGGGAAGCGCGCCCTCCGCCAGGAAGCGCGCCGAAAAGGCCGGCGGTAGTGCATGTGTGCCAAGAATCTAGGCTCAATTGAAGATATGGGAAGACCGATTACAAAAGTTTCATGCTCAGGAGAGCCCATATGGCTGCCGGCTTGCCAAAACGCCGGGCATGGGCCATGGAAGGGCAGCGCCACAAGCAGCAATGGAGCCCAAGCGAGCATGAGAATACCCGCCAACGAGCCGTGTTACGCACGCCCCAGGAAAGGCCTTCGGTCCGCCCGGTTGGTCGTATTGCTGCTGCTGTCCGTCCTGCTGGCTTCGGCTTGCGGGCTCAAGGAGCCTCCCCTGCCCGAAGCCACGGTCCCGCCCGAAACCTGGGGTATCGAGCCCATAGGCCTGTTCGTGCAGGAGTGGGGACAGCGTTCGGAATTCCGCTACCACGTCACGGATCCTGAAGCGGCCCTGGCGTTCATGTCCAGGCCGGTCAAGGCCATTCTCGTGCGCGAGAAAAGCGGCGAGCGCTATGAGCTGCCGATGCCCGTGCGTACGGGCAACCAGGAGTTGCTGGAACTGAACCCCGCGCCCTGGCGGGTCTACTACATGAGCTTTCGGCACGTTATCTTTCCCATCAGCGTGGGGGAGAGCATGAGCCTGATCATCGGCAACATGCGCGTGCAGGGGCTGGAGGCGCGGGACTTCAACGACCTGCCTCCAGGGCTGGACAGCCCGGAGCAGCCGGTGGCCGAACCTCAAGATACCATCCACATGCCCGGAGACGAACCGGACAGGCCATTCTACAGCGGTACGGTCGAAGATGCCGAGTAGGGGATGGCCGCATGCGGCTCAGGGCGAGGCCGCATCAGGGCCGAGACCGGCGCCGATTGTCTTCCTGCCCGCCACCGCTTCCACCACGTCCACGCAGGTCTGAGTTCCTCCATGCCCCGACGGGCCCCAATGCCAGGGACCCTCGTGGATGCGCAGGGCCGTGAGCTCGGCCACGGGAATGCAGCGCCAGTTCTCCGGCGAGCCGTCGCTGACCGGCCCCGCGCTGCTTTCGCCGCCGTATTGGTAGAACAGGCAATGCAGCCGGTCGCGCTTGCGGCCCAGCACGTGCGGGCACATCTCGCGGTAATGGCCACCGTATACGGCGCTTACGGGACGCAACTCGCGCATGGCCCGAAGCAGGATGTCGTAGTTGGATACGCGCGGTTTTCTGACCATGACCCAGCATAGCAGCTCCGGGACGGCCCGCAAGCTCCGCCCCAAAGCGTTGTAGCTAGAGCATTTTGCTTTTGAAGATGCTCTGCAAGCCATGCGTCGGCATGGCTTGCCGCTAGCTTCGGCCTAGGCAATTCACTTACGCCGTCAACGCCGGAGCGGGCGTCTTAAAAGCAATCTGCTCTGGGCGAAGAGGGGAGGCCGCACGCCGCGCATCACGACCTCCTGACGAATGTCCGAGTGACCGCCCCAGCCATCTGCGGCGGCAATACCGGCCTAACCTTCCCTGTGTCGCATGCAGCCAACGCAGTACACCGTGTCGGGCACAGCCTCCAGGCGTTGGATGGGTATGTCCTCACCGCAATCCGCACAGGTGCCGTAGTTCTCGCCTTCCATTCTACTCAAAGCCCTGGACAGTTCGAATAGCCGCTGGTCCATGCGCTTCTTCCAGGCGAGATAGCTCATGCCGGTTCCGGCCAGTTCGCTGACAGTTATGGGATCTTGCGATTCATTGTAGGAAGACCATTTCTGCAATGCCTCACGAATGCTGGCAATCTCTGTTTCAATGTTGTTCTTGATTGAATTAAATCGACTCTGTCTCATCTTGCTCTCCTTGAATTGTAAAAAGAAAGGCCCCATTTCCTGCGGAGATGGGGCCTTTTCGTTGCAGCGAAGCAATGACGCTAGACGATGGCTCCCGGTGGCTTCTTGCAAAAGCCAAGGGACAGGGCAATACCTTTGACGGTATTGCTGAGTTGCTGAATTATCCTATTGTGGATATTTTTTAACCAAAGCTGCATGTCATTATCCTGATGCATTTTGTTCATGGCAAACGGACTAGATTCTACACACGTGCGTTTTATTTGCAAGGGATCTCCGAGACATTTTTATTTGCGGGCGGAGCCCCCAGCTAAGCCCATGGCGTCTCAATATGCCCGCATGGCGGCACACCGCCGCGCAAGCAGGTGCGCCATTTCGCCGTCCCCCTTGCAACGCCCCGTCAGTGCGGGTATCTCTGACGGGTTGTGCCGTTAACGCAAAGGACGCGCCATGTACTTCCATACTCCCACATTCCTTAAGGCCATGTCGCTCGTGTTCACCCGCAGGCCGCTCTCGGTCCGGCACATGCTCTTCGCCGTGATCTTCTCGGCTCTGTTCCTGGTCCTGCGCGCCGTTGTCATCGCCGGGCGCATCCTGGACGACTTTTTTTATCCGGGCTGGCGCTCTCAGGAGGTCAGGCGACCCATCTTCATCATAGGCAATCCGCGCAGCGGAACAACCTTCACCCACCGGCTCATGGCCGGAGACGAGCGCTTCACCTGCTTCAAGCTCTGGCAAACCATCTTTCCGGCCGTGACCTATTACAGGCTTTTCAGCCTGCTCGGCCGATTTGACCGCGAGATCGGTGCGCCCTTTGCCAGGATGCTGGCCTATGTCATGCGCAAGGGGCTTTCAGGCTGGGAAAAAATGCATCCCACGGGACCGGACAAGGCCGAATCGGACGAAATGCTGTTCGTCTATGCCTTCCTGAGCCCGCTGGTGTCCCTGCTCTTCCCGTATCTGGACGAACTGCCGCAGCTCAAGTTCCCGGACCGCCTGCCCGAGGACGACCCGGTGCATCTGCGCCTGTATTTCAAGGACTGCCTCAAGCGGCACGTCTACGCAACGCGCGTCACGCGGGCCAACGGCAAGGCGGAGCCGGACCGGATACTGTTGGAGAAGGTCGCGCTCATCGCCGGCAGGCTGCGCCTGGTCCTCGCCGCCGTGCCCGACGTGCGCATCGTGCACCTGGTGCGCCATCCCTACGAGTCGGTGCCCTCGCTCATGAGCATGTTCCATGCGCCCCTGCCCACTCTGGCCCCGCAGCATGCGGCCAAGAACGGTCCGGCCATGCGCCAGGTGGCGACCATGATCTTCGAGTACTACCGGACCATTCTGGAAGTGAAGCGCGGCCTGTCGCCCGATCGTTTCCTGGAGGTGCGCTACGAGGATCTCGTGGCCGACCCGGCCGCTACCGTGAAGCGCATCTATGACGTGTTCTGCATCCCCGTGAGCCCTAACTACAAGGACTGGCTGGCTCAGGAAGCCGGCAGAGCCAGGGGCTACAAAAGCGAGCACGCCTATTCCCTGGAAGAGTTCGGCCTGACCAAGGATATAGTCTATGCCGAGCTGAAGGACGTTTTTGATGAGTACGGCTTCAAGCCGTAGTCATCTTCCCATCTCTTCCAGATGCCAGCGCAGCGTATCCCGCAACGTGTCCGCCAGCGGCCGTATGCGGAAGCCTTCCGCGCCGCCCAGTTCGCGCCAGGTACGGCTGCCGTCGAAGGCCATCGAGCGTCGGCATAGCTTCACGCCCGTCACCGAAGACATTGGCTGGCGGCCCGTGCGCCGGCCCCACCATTCCTCCATCCGGCTGAAGGCCAGAGCCAAGCCATAGGGCACGCGGAAAGCCGGCGGCTTCATGCCTGCCTCGCGCGCCGCCATGGTCAGCAGCTCCTTTACGCTCAGGTTATGGCCGGCCAGGATGTAGCGCCGGCCCGGCACCCCGCGTTCGGCGGCCAGCATGTGGCCCATGGCCGCGTCGCGCACGTCCACGAAGTTGAGCCTGCAGTCGATGTAGCCCTTGATCTTGCCTTGCAGGAAATTTCGCACCATGCGCCCCGGCGGAGTCAGGTTGCGATCGCCGGGACCCAGCGGCATGGTCGGGTTGACCACCACGGCGTCGAAGCCCGAGGCGGCCAGTTCCAGGACGGCCCGCTCGGCGCGGTACTTGGAAAGGCAGTAAGGCCCGAGCTGATCCTCCTCGGTCACGCGCACGTCCTCGGTTATGGGGCCCGGATGGTCGCGCGGCGTGAGGATGGACTCGGTGGAGGTGTATACGAGCCGCTGGACCTTGGCCTCGCGCGCGGCCCGGATGACGTTCTCGGTGCCCTGGCGGTTGACCTGATCGAACACATCCGGGTTGCGGTCCCACAGCATGGGATTGGCCGCCAGATGGAAGACGCGCTCGCAGCCTCGGGCGGCCTCCTGCACGGCTCGGCCGTCGCGGATGTCGCCCAGCAGGATTTCGGCGGGCTTCGGAAGGTCCGTATGCCAGGGCTTGCGATCGAATACGCGCACCAGCCTTCCCGCGGCCTGGAGCAGGCTGACGAGATGGCTGCCGATAAAGCCGCTGCCGCCTATGACCAGATCCATACCCAATACCTCTCAGCGCGCCTTCTTATGCTTGTTCGCCAAACCGGGCCAAAGGGCCAGCACCGCGGGCAGGATCATGAGCGTGGCCAGGAGCATGAGGCCGATGGAGACGGTCAGCAGCAAGCCCATGCCGGCCATGCCGTCGTGCGGCGAAAAAGCCAGGCTCACGAAGCTGGCCGTCGTGGTCAGGGCGCTGAACAGCACGCCCCGCGCCGTGGCCGTCCCAAGCAACTCCTCTGCAGATTCGTTTCCCGAGCGGTAGCGCTGCACGAGGTGGATGGAATAATCCACGCCGATACCCAGGATGAGCGGCACCACGATGATGTTGGCGAAATTGAAGGCAATGCCCAGAGCCGTCATGGTCCCCAGCGTGTAGAGGATGGCCAGCGTAAGTGGCATGAGCATCAGCGCCGTCTCTCGCGCACTTCTCAACACCAGCAGCAGGAACAGGCTGATAAGCCCCACGGCGATGAGCATGGCCTGCAAAAAAGCCCCGGAGATGGTTTGCCCTGATTCGAGCACGGCCACTGGTGGTCCCGTAACTTCGGGGTCCACGGCCCGCACGGCGGCCACGAAACGCTTCTGGTTCTCGGGAATGGAGAGGTCCTGCGAGGGGAAAGCCTGCACCAGATAGACGCCCTGGGGCGAAACATACTGTTCCAGCAGTTCGGGCGGAAGGTCTCGCAGGCCGAAGGGCTCGGCGCGGCGCAGGTCGCGCAGGCTCTCAAGCAGCGCGGCCATGGGCCGCAGCATGGCCTGTTCCAGCAGACGCAGCGCGGATTCGCCGGCCTGAGGGTCGGAGAGGCGAGCGGTGAGTTCCCGTACGCTCGCCAGCAGCCCTGCGGCCTCGGACTGGCCCTGGCCCGACTCACGCAGATAGGTTTC containing:
- a CDS encoding TraR/DksA family transcriptional regulator, which translates into the protein MRQSRFNSIKNNIETEIASIREALQKWSSYNESQDPITVSELAGTGMSYLAWKKRMDQRLFELSRALSRMEGENYGTCADCGEDIPIQRLEAVPDTVYCVGCMRHREG
- a CDS encoding SDR family oxidoreductase codes for the protein MDLVIGGSGFIGSHLVSLLQAAGRLVRVFDRKPWHTDLPKPAEILLGDIRDGRAVQEAARGCERVFHLAANPMLWDRNPDVFDQVNRQGTENVIRAAREAKVQRLVYTSTESILTPRDHPGPITEDVRVTEEDQLGPYCLSKYRAERAVLELAASGFDAVVVNPTMPLGPGDRNLTPPGRMVRNFLQGKIKGYIDCRLNFVDVRDAAMGHMLAAERGVPGRRYILAGHNLSVKELLTMAAREAGMKPPAFRVPYGLALAFSRMEEWWGRRTGRQPMSSVTGVKLCRRSMAFDGSRTWRELGGAEGFRIRPLADTLRDTLRWHLEEMGR
- a CDS encoding type IV pilus modification PilV family protein, whose protein sequence is MSRAHGMPGASAQPVQIGQASQVSQAGFTLMEVLVAAVIVGLTVSVFFQLLSGSLRLEVRSRQTAEAVVESRMLFDQLMAMDVRDDEYPWSGEAEGRAWNVSMYAVDVPAPLDADAQSDEQSEDELLTVRTPSELYRFVLDFTAKGGRNVRLSLYRDYEPGYFNDDFKNDHVQELAEGERPVLEELPPAEELEAAQE
- a CDS encoding PulJ/GspJ family protein — protein: MRHTALIATHAGVRGEALPPAAGGYSRLEANRVQAGFTLLEVVISLTILSLLMLVLYMAFSTAATVWSRTDDGDSPKQRQETVSRLLADDFRGLRPYTLNWEQGRDFAFAGAKGTVFYVTTGGLGSTDRADHGLFFACLFLAPEERTRPGRDSAQALYLYKSPYPDEDYFLALHDFATSTGDTRASWLPPESMRERSRLLLGHLGEAAFSFSAGAAILPEEQDASPFAASRLLPEEDWAKQSLPAVTQLEYALDGQVFRALAMYGGLTE
- the gspE gene encoding type II secretion system ATPase GspE, with product MSNIIDAMIDRGMLQRDELRRVVANSRTGEPPYKVAIRTGLVSEDDFLGLVAAELGIPFIKTLPETYDPEAFSRISPLFMQEHAFVPMAVHDDKLSIVISDPFDHIVIDTLKKLFRVGDIELAISREESIRAWIQAHYLHGEHRQQDSDDEQAAEPEFLAFEDVEQLKDLASEAPVVKKVNLILTKAVESAASDIHLETFQDRIQVRFRIDGILQDFEALPRHLQQAIVSRIKIMARLDIAERRLPQDGKMFLKIAGKSIDMRVSCLPTTHGESVVIRLLDRTSISFSMEKLGFPALQLEAFDQLIRQPHGIVLVTGPTGSGKTTTLYSALNTLNSPDKKIITIEDPVEYDLDGINQVQANPKAGLTFASGLRSIVRQDPDVILIGEIRDRETADIAVQSALTGHLVFSTLHTNDAAGAVTRLVEIGVEDYLLSSSLLGILAQRLLRVLCPACKKPFLPDEALVRRLGMPWTPTPAEPLYEAVGCPKCSNTGYRGRTAIFEVLPVSDEVKSLILESKSSTAIRDLAVSQGMQLLRDSGWEKVRQGLSSATEVLRVAGG
- a CDS encoding type II secretion system F family protein; the encoded protein is MREGMRMAMDDTTQAATQLEYAYRAVASDGRVATGTMTGENERQVALALQQKGLVPLEITPPAGAEQARSRRGRRKVVAIPGIPRAIRAGRTPRVSRVRNKALIAFAENLSMLLSAGIALDKSLFIITELTEGRVFRKVVADVHERIREGSSLGDALAQHPGAFPPVFVSMVTAGEKGGILEAVLDKLTDYLKNVQEIREYLVSSMIYPAILSLTSAVSVFVLLTVVLPRFATIFDDLGAAIPLPTQIMLATGAFLRGWWWAMLLAALLAVLGFRSWARTPGGRLAFDSFKLRAPLVGSIMVRIELARLSRTLGTLLSNGVSILASLNIVRGVVQNSDLKGRLGQIIEDIKQGVPLSRSLAAIEYMPSLAVHMIGVGEQTGRLDAMLHKVADVYDKELRASIKSFTSIFEPAVILVLGLVIGIMVVSIMLAIFSINEIGV
- a CDS encoding prepilin-type N-terminal cleavage/methylation domain-containing protein, which gives rise to MFRVRIEWGGIRQDGSPILTLLPQGNLGTSVQAPSVRQGGFTLLEIIVVVLIISLMAGAVAGMAYRQSDAFRLTLAGRQVYGFLRSARSFALLDERENPCLYDPATRELTEQARGKRLRLPDGVNLAWSESVGTAEPEEDREEGVPVARFYPDGSSDGSGVLLYAGRRELRLSLDPVFGWVRLEMQPQGAG
- a CDS encoding sulfotransferase family protein — encoded protein: MYFHTPTFLKAMSLVFTRRPLSVRHMLFAVIFSALFLVLRAVVIAGRILDDFFYPGWRSQEVRRPIFIIGNPRSGTTFTHRLMAGDERFTCFKLWQTIFPAVTYYRLFSLLGRFDREIGAPFARMLAYVMRKGLSGWEKMHPTGPDKAESDEMLFVYAFLSPLVSLLFPYLDELPQLKFPDRLPEDDPVHLRLYFKDCLKRHVYATRVTRANGKAEPDRILLEKVALIAGRLRLVLAAVPDVRIVHLVRHPYESVPSLMSMFHAPLPTLAPQHAAKNGPAMRQVATMIFEYYRTILEVKRGLSPDRFLEVRYEDLVADPAATVKRIYDVFCIPVSPNYKDWLAQEAGRARGYKSEHAYSLEEFGLTKDIVYAELKDVFDEYGFKP
- the gspG gene encoding type II secretion system major pseudopilin GspG; protein product: MDCHNELLHRRARQGGFTLIEILIVVFIIGLLAALVGPQLFKRVGGAKQKMARTQIEVLGTALDTYRLDVGQYPSSEQGLTALVTQPGDVQTWDGPYLRKDVPADPWGSQYIYRSPGEHGEYDLLSLGADKAEGGEGENQDVASWEN